In Elaeis guineensis isolate ETL-2024a chromosome 1, EG11, whole genome shotgun sequence, a genomic segment contains:
- the LOC105061017 gene encoding uncharacterized protein → MKKLGRRVHPTPAAAATAAAAPWEQLAALPAALMALVTALTAEEQEVLAYLLSGGVGGGVGGGGKGKWKEERRGRQQQQHHPPELGCQCFGCYKSFWARWDASPNRHLIHRIIDAVEETLESRERARGRGRRRRSGRGGGRKGGETTEAAAAKAEEEELFRVEGKGFMVADGGHVADDDDDEDDDEDDGEKGDEVNGSGGGGESKSSVRRFVSFIGERVWGVWN, encoded by the coding sequence ATGAAGAAACTAGGGAGGAGGGTCCACCCGACCCCCGCGGCCGCAGCGACGGCGGCGGCGGCACCGTGGGAGCAGCTGGCGGCTCTCCCGGCGGCCTTGATGGCTCTGGTGACGGCACTGACGGCGGAGGAGCAGGAGGTGCTGGCCTACCTTCTCTCCGGCGGCGTCGGAGGGGGTGTAGGAGGTGGTGGGAAGGGGAAGTGGAAGGAGGAACGGCGAGGGCGGCAGCAACAGCAGCACCACCCGCCGGAGCTCGGTTGCCAGTGCTTCGGGTGCTACAAGAGCTTCTGGGCGCGGTGGGACGCGTCGCCCAACCGCCACCTCATCCACCGCATAATCGACGCCGTCGAGGAGACGCTCGAGTCCAGGGAGCGCGCCCGGGGGAGGGGACGCCGCCGGCGGAGCGGCCGTGGCGGTGGACGGAAGGGTGGGGAAACGACGGAGGCGGCGGCGGCGAAGGCGGAGGAGGAAGAGCTTTTCCGGGTGGAGGGGAAGGGTTTCATGGTAGCGGACGGAGGACACGTTgcggatgatgatgatgacgagGATGATGATGAGGATGATGGGGAGAAGGGAGATGAGGTTAATGGAAGCGGTGGTGGTGGG
- the LOC105061015 gene encoding GDSL esterase/lipase At4g26790, which produces MSPHLLLLLLLLLLSVSSLVPAARIPAVIVFGDSTVDSGNNNQIATVLKSNFHPYGRDFIGGRPTGRFCNGRLPTDLISEALGLPPSVPAYLDPAYSIRDFAHGVCFASAGTGLDNATSDVLNVIPLWKEVEYFKDYQKKLRRYVGRAKAKYIVNEAVYIISIGTNDFLENYYSLVTGRFGQFSIGEFEDFLMDRAAEFLTRIYNLGARKISFAGLSAIGCVPLERSTNIQQGGACVEKYNKVARDFNAKLQALIGRLDASLPGFKLRYLATYDTLLEIIQNPSPYGIENVEDGCCGSGKFEMGYLCNDLDPQTCQDAEKYVFWDAFHPTEKVNRVMANLTLRTSLSEFV; this is translated from the exons ATGtctccgcacctcctcctcctcctactcctcctcctcctctcggtcTCTTCCCTCGTCCCCGCCGCTCGTATTCCGGCCGTCATTGTCTTCGGGGACTCCACCGTCGATTCAGGGAACAACAACCAGATCGCCACCGTCCTCAAGAGCAACTTCCACCCCTACGGCAGGGACTTCATCGGCGGCCGGCCCACCGGCCGCTTCTGCAACGGCCGCCTCCCCACCGACTTAATCTCCGAGGCGCTTGGCCTTCCACCCTCCGTCCCCGCCTACCTCGACCCGGCCTACTCCATCCGCGACTTCGCCCACGGCGTCTGCTTCGCCTCCGCTGGCACCGGCCTCGACAATGCAACCTCCGACGTACTG AATGTGATACCTCTATGGAAAGAGGTGGAGTACTTCAAAGACTACCAGAAGAAACTGAGAAGGTACGTGGGAAGGGCAAAGGCCAAGTATATTGTGAACGAGGCGGTGTACATCATTAGCATAGGGACCAATGACTTCCTCGAGAACTACTACTCGCTTGTGACTGGGCGGTTCGGGCAATTCTCCATTGGAGAGTTTGAGGACTTCCTCATGGATCGCGCTGCGGAGTTCCTCACCAGAATCTACAACCTGGGAGCTCGTAAGATATCGTTCGCTGGTCTGAGTGCTATTGGGTGCGTGCCATTGGAAAGGAGCACAAATATCCAGCAAGGTGGTGCTTGTGTGGAGAAATACAACAAGGTGGCCAGGGATTTCAATGCAAAGCTGCAGGCCTTGATAGGGAGGCTGGATGCTTCGCTGCCGGGGTTTAAGCTGAGATATTTGGCTACATATGATACCTTGCTTGAAATCATCCAGAACCCATCCCCGTATG GAATTGAGAATGTGGAAGACGGATGCTGTGGAAGTGGGAAGTTCGAAATGGGATATCTATGCAATGATTTGGATCCGCAAACTTGCCAAGATGCAGAGAAGTACGTGTTTTGGGATGCCTTCCACCCAACCGAGAAGGTAAACCGGGTGATGGCTAATCTTACACTACGAACTTCTTTGTCGGAGTTTGTATAA